A region from the Lentisphaerota bacterium genome encodes:
- a CDS encoding arylsulfatase: MPTSSALFPPLVSRSCRIVNALFVFCVSALDISPDFRHAYQKRKPEKELKMTHRDLMSAWGVTLAGVTMNGVWAAETKPVEKPNIIFMMTDDQGYSDLSCYGSPDIKTPNLDRMAAEGVRFTDYYAAGAVWHLGVTPETLPTRQGFDSYFGMPGDNHGKGELYRGTNIIEQAGKINISELTQRYTIEAIEFITKSKDKPFFLYLPHGAPHAPLYASKNFRGKSAAGLRGDCLEEVDWSVGQVLQRLKDLNLDEKTLVIYTSDNGKPGQQPPLRGSKGTTWEGGMRVPCIARWPGTLPTGTLCSEMTVSFDWLPTLAALAGTAPPSDRKIDGKDIWAVMCGKAQSPHDHFVYYNTAGVATAIRSGKWKLHMRPGASGKPTTATGLYDLETDLGETNDVAQAHADVVKLLGEKLQQTDRMLTKEARPRFDEQL; encoded by the coding sequence ATGCCGACCTCATCGGCCTTGTTTCCGCCTCTAGTATCACGTTCTTGCCGCATTGTCAATGCGCTGTTCGTTTTTTGTGTTTCTGCTCTGGACATATCCCCTGATTTCAGGCATGCTTACCAGAAACGCAAACCAGAGAAGGAATTGAAAATGACCCACCGCGATTTGATGAGTGCATGGGGCGTGACGTTGGCCGGTGTGACGATGAATGGCGTCTGGGCTGCAGAAACAAAACCCGTCGAAAAGCCGAATATTATCTTCATGATGACCGACGATCAGGGCTACTCCGATCTGTCGTGTTATGGCTCACCCGACATCAAGACACCCAACTTGGACCGCATGGCGGCGGAAGGGGTGCGGTTCACCGATTATTATGCGGCGGGCGCGGTCTGGCATTTGGGCGTAACCCCGGAGACGCTGCCTACGCGTCAGGGTTTTGATTCCTATTTTGGCATGCCCGGCGATAACCACGGTAAAGGAGAACTGTATCGCGGCACGAACATCATTGAGCAAGCGGGCAAGATTAATATCAGCGAACTGACGCAGCGTTACACAATCGAGGCGATTGAGTTCATCACGAAGTCCAAGGACAAGCCATTCTTCCTGTACCTGCCGCACGGCGCGCCGCACGCCCCCCTTTATGCCTCAAAGAACTTTCGCGGGAAGTCCGCAGCCGGCTTGCGGGGCGACTGCCTTGAAGAAGTGGACTGGAGCGTGGGTCAGGTGCTACAGAGATTGAAAGATCTTAACTTGGACGAGAAGACGCTGGTGATTTATACATCGGACAATGGTAAGCCTGGGCAGCAACCGCCGTTGCGTGGCTCTAAAGGTACGACATGGGAAGGTGGAATGCGTGTGCCGTGTATCGCGCGTTGGCCCGGAACCCTTCCGACCGGCACCCTCTGCAGCGAAATGACCGTCTCGTTCGACTGGTTGCCGACCTTGGCGGCTCTGGCAGGCACAGCGCCGCCTTCAGACCGGAAGATTGATGGCAAGGACATTTGGGCGGTCATGTGCGGCAAGGCCCAATCGCCACATGATCACTTCGTATATTACAATACCGCCGGTGTCGCCACCGCCATTCGCAGTGGCAAGTGGAAGCTGCATATGCGTCCGGGCGCAAGTGGGAAACCGACAACGGCTACGGGGCTGTACGATCTGGAAACGGATCTCGGCGAGACAAACGATGTGGCCCAGGCGCATGCTGATGTTGTCAAACTTCTGGGGGAAAAACTGCAACAGACCGATCGGATGCTGACGAAGGAAGCACGGCCCAGGTTTGATGAGCAACTCTGA